The segment TCGATGTACCTTTATTGTCGGTATGATATCTGACTTGTTCCACAATTCATCTATTACTTCAGTTATGTCTTCACTTGATGTGTATTCGTCAAGTGAATTCTTGAATTCTCCCACACTAATGTTGGTTACCTCATTTATTGCACAGCCGCTTGTTGCCATGAATAGTATTATTGCCTTGAGTTGCTTGTTGTTAGTAGTGTTTAGTACCTGTCTTATCTCATTTTTATTGGGTAGTCTGTCGGGATCGTTTGATTCTCTGACAACGAGTTTTTCGATTGATCCAAGGTCTATTTTTCCGAGTTTGTATAATGCCTTTAAAAGATCTACCCTCTTGTTTATGGTTGAATTTGCCTTGTCTTCATCTATAAGGTAATCCTTGTAATCTTCTATCAAGTCTCTTATCTTATCAACATCCAATTCCAATGTGGAACAGAAACTTTTATCGAGAAATTTAACATAGCTGTTTACTGCTGTTACATATGTCCTGATGGTACTATCAGTTATTGTTTTTCCTTTTCGTCTTGCCTTTCTGTTTAGACTTTTTGTGATGTATTCATAGTCTTCATCATACTGCATCTTAAATACCTTCCCATATTTAATTTTTTGTTGAAAGTACTATATAATATTTTACTTACAAGTCTCTTAATAGACTCATAAGAAAGTCCTTTAAAAATATATGAAAAAAATGACCAAAAATTGGGGCAAAAATGAGGAATTTCGACACATTTCAATATCACGAAAATAGCATTTATAACACACCATATGTATATGTAGCAATAGTAAAAATGGTAAGTAGTAAATAATCATAACATCACCCCAACAAATTATTACATATCATGATGCGTCCTAAAAAATGCACAAAATTTTGTACGCATACAACCCATTACAAAAAATGAAAATGAAAATTTTTGATGAAAAAAATAAAAATGATTAAAATAGCATTTTTCATATAAGACATATAGATGAACCATACTCAAAATGATGAAGTAAGAAAAAAAAAACAAAATGAAGGACATGGGTAATAAAAACAACCAAAATATTATTAAAAAATTATCCTTCCAAGAATTGTTCAGCAAAAATAATTTTAACTAGTTAATTTATACTTGATATCATAATTATTAAAAATAGATTTTACTAATTAAATAATATTTAACCAGTTAATTACTGTTTATGAATTTTATTTTTAAAATTATACTTTACTAGTTAAATTATATTTTATTGATTATTTTTATTTTCAAAAAATTTGATTGTTAAATCATTACTAAATCAGCTAAAAATAAGGAATTAATTCCATAAAAATAACTAAAAATAAGGAATTAGTTCCATTAAAATAGCTAAAAATAAGGAATTAGTTCCATTAAAATAGCTAAAAATAAGGAATTAGTTCCATTAAAATAGCTAAAAATAAGGAATTAGTTCCATTAAAATAGCTAAAAATAAGGAATTAATTCCATAAAAATAGCTAAAAATAAGGAATTAGTTCCATAAAAATAGCTAAAAATACAGAACATATTCCAATATATTTTAGAACATTAATTATAAAAACTTTTTAGATTCTTCCATAAATCCCCCAGCACGTTTAATCTATAATTTAGCAATATTTTCTGTAATACCATCATATGCATCATAATCTGCATCTTCACGTATCGATTGAGCTTGTGAAAGATACTTTGCCATATTTCTATCAAATTCACGAGCAATTTCAACACAATCATTCATACTATCACCAAAGAGTATAGTTAATAAATCTTATTTATTAATGAATAATAAATATTTTTATCCTAAAATGAATATCTCAACCTCTACAGGTTGAGATGGAAAAAACTTCAGCAAAAAAATAGATTCACTTATCTAACACACTAAAAATTCTCAAAAAAAAATATTAAATTAGAATCTTACCAAAGATTTAATCCAATATCAAATGCTCAGTAATCTCATGAAACCTGTTACGTATCGTGACTTCTGTAACACCTGCTATATCCGCCACATCACACAGTGGTTTTCCTTCACCATGGAGTAAACCTGCAATATATAATGCAGCAGCAGCAACTCCCGTAGGACCATGTTTAATTGTTAGTCCATTTTGAATAGCTTCATTGATTATTTCAATAGCCGTGGATTGAACATTATCAGACAAGTTTAATTCACTTGAAAATCTTGGAACATAATCTATGGGACTTATTGAAGGTAGTATAATATGCAATTCTCTTGTCAGGAATCTGAATGTTCTACCCACTTCTTTCTTACTTACACGTGACACCTCCACTATCTCATCAAGTGTTCTCGGTTCTTGACATCGTCTGCAGGCTAGATAAAGGGATGCTGCAATTATTTCTTCAATACTTCTATCTCTGATAAGATTGTTTTCAACAGCATTTATATATATTGTGGATGCTGATTCACGAACTGATCTTGGAAGTCCAAGTCTTGATGAGTAAAGGCCTAATTCACTTAGTGCAAATGCCAGGCTTTCTGTATCACTATTTTTGCTTATTTTACGTTGCAATTTTCTTAACCTGTACCATTGTGCCCTGTTTCTTGAAGGCATATCCTCTCTATAGATATCCTTGTTAGAT is part of the Methanosphaera sp. BMS genome and harbors:
- a CDS encoding site-specific integrase; the protein is MQYDEDYEYITKSLNRKARRKGKTITDSTIRTYVTAVNSYVKFLDKSFCSTLELDVDKIRDLIEDYKDYLIDEDKANSTINKRVDLLKALYKLGKIDLGSIEKLVVRESNDPDRLPNKNEIRQVLNTTNNKQLKAIILFMATSGCAINEVTNISVGEFKNSLDEYTSSEDITEVIDELWNKSDIIPTIKVHRRKTDFFYYTCCTPESTTAIIRYLSTRTDLGDDELLFTMTKPAINQAFRYYNDKLGFGKIDSHRKFHPHGLRKFFATQLTLAGVHNEDIDRLLGHKVKSVLSKYSYANKNIKSQYLKGIEYLKIEEDSEEVKQLKQQIRELEEIIVNKNKKIAQLEGLM
- a CDS encoding TFIIB-type zinc ribbon-containing protein, which gives rise to MENNNKNELSCLECGSTKPIIDHKLKEIVCGFCGFVMAYNSDDNGHEWGAFDHEQRDKCTSDDAPITDTINDNGLSTMMDGSNKDIYREDMPSRNRAQWYRLRKLQRKISKNSDTESLAFALSELGLYSSRLGLPRSVRESASTIYINAVENNLIRDRSIEEIIAASLYLACRRCQEPRTLDEIVEVSRVSKKEVGRTFRFLTRELHIILPSISPIDYVPRFSSELNLSDNVQSTAIEIINEAIQNGLTIKHGPTGVAAAALYIAGLLHGEGKPLCDVADIAGVTEVTIRNRFHEITEHLILD